ATAGCTCAGATTGATAACCATGCCTGGCACGTGTCGGCTTCTTATGTCTTGACCGGCGAGAAGGCCTCCTTTGGAGGCGTCAAACCGCATCACTCACTTGATCTACAAACCGGACACTATGGCGCCTTTGAAATTGCTGGCCGCTACAGTCAACTCACGGTGGATCGCGAAGCGTTCCCGATCTTTGCCAACCCTCAGGCGGCGGCTCGTCGAGCGGATGCGTGGGGCGTCGGACTGAATTGGTATTTCAACAAAAATGTCAAACTCATGTTCAACTACGAGCAGACAACCTTCGATGGTGGGGCGCTCAACCGCGACCGAGAAACGGAGAAAGCGATTCTCAGTCGCTTACAGTTTTTGTTTTAGAGCGTTTTCAAGTGCATTTAGCCTGGCGGTCCTGCATCTTGCGGGCTGATGCACGCTGCAACCGTGCGCCTCCCAGGATAAACTCATTGACAAACTGCTCTGGTGCTGGTTTGTTGTTGGAAGCAATGCCGCAATTGTCACGAGGCAACATCGCGGCGACGCAGCGGCGGCTCTTGCTGGCGGCTCTCTTCCGATTCGAGGAGTTCGGTTGTATGTTCGGTCAGCGACATCGGCTCATACGATGGCGGTAGTGCTGTGGTGGCGGTTGGAGCCGTCAATGATCGTCGCGCGTGCATTGCTGGCCCTACTTGCTCCTGTGGGGGATTCAACGTGCGGTGCAGCCGCCATGAACCGAGCAGCAGTGTTACCCATCCTGTCACGCCAGATAACACACTGAAGAGCATCAGCACTTTGTCGAGTTTCGCCGACGAAACCAACGGCATGGGCAACAGGCAAAGCGAACAAACAGCCAGCAGAATGATACCGGTGACAAGCGTTTGATGGGCGGCGCGCGCGTTCGACGTGAGCCGCATGATCTCCAGCTCAGGCGGTTCATGCGCTGTCAGCAACGTGCCGCATTGACGGCAGAAACGCGATTCTACCATCACATCAGCATGACATGTCGGACAGGTTGATAACCGGCCAGCTTGTCGAGCCAGCGCCACGATGGCTTCGGCTTCGCGTTCAAGCGTTTGCCGGTCGCCGTCGGTTGCTAGGAGTCCGTATTGGCTTTTGACTGTGTAGGCGAATGTCACCTGCGTCGCTCGCTCGCCAAGCGGCTTCAATCCAAGGACCAACGATTGAGCGTAATCCAGGATATTGGAACTCATTTCACTACGCGCTCGCCGCTTCGCCATGAGCGGCTGATCACTGACAACGCGATAGCCGAGTCGCTCCAGCGCGGCATACAATCGCGGACGCACTGAGTCAGGCTCGCCCGGCAGCGCCAGCGCCACTTCATGCTCAAACTCGGTATTCAGCCCGTTACTCATCAATACGAGTAGTTCTGCGCCCATTGGATGCCTCCTTAATCAACGCACATCACAATTCAGACAATTTAATGATACGTCATCCCAGTACGATTTGCCACCGAGACACGTTCCTCAACGTATGTCGCTTGTGCTAGTCTGAAACCAACTAGTTCCGAAAAAGGCCACGTGTAGGTCACGAGCCAGGAGCCAGGGAGATAAAACCAATAGTCCAGAGAAAGGCCGTGTGGGAGTCAGGAGCCGGGGGCATAAAACCAATAGTCCGGAGAAAGGCCATGTTTGATGAAGCAGCATGGCGAGCAGCAGTAGAACGTCTCAACCGGCTGTCTCCGAATGTCCGTGCGCACTTGGCATTACGTCCTCATGTCACGCTCATTTCTGCTGAGCCGCGCCAGCGGGGCATGACAACGTTGCCAGGCACGCAACGTCTTCAGCAAATCAAGCAGCAGTGGCGCGTCTGCAGCGCACCGAGATGTGCGCGTGTGTGGCCAGCGACCAGACAGCATGAATGAACCGATGAGGAAACGGGTGGCGCCCCTTCAAGGCGCGATGGGTTGGGCGATGACAGCTCCCAGACGTTGCACGTCTCGTTACTGGTGGGGCGGCTGCCGCCGAAGTCAATGCCGCGTGAAGATCATAGATTCGCGCTCACTCCGCTCAGGCTCCGCCATGCATTTTGGCTCCATAAATGTGGTCTTTTACTCCGCAATTGGCATTAAGTATGGCGCCTCATCAATTACCTTTGAAAACACGATGTGCAGTTGCCTATGACTGCTTTTCAATGCGCGTTTTGTCGATCCGCAATCCACATTCGGGACCAGTTCAATCGTCACTCAGGCGGAGGTGGCCAATGCGTAATCCCAAATGCCCGCACAAAATCGTAGAGTGTTATTTGGGACTCACTGTTACTGGTCTCCATTATTTTGTTTCACCAAACATGGCCTCTCTCCGGACTA
This portion of the Blastocatellia bacterium genome encodes:
- a CDS encoding zinc ribbon domain-containing protein, whose product is MGAELLVLMSNGLNTEFEHEVALALPGEPDSVRPRLYAALERLGYRVVSDQPLMAKRRARSEMSSNILDYAQSLVLGLKPLGERATQVTFAYTVKSQYGLLATDGDRQTLEREAEAIVALARQAGRLSTCPTCHADVMVESRFCRQCGTLLTAHEPPELEIMRLTSNARAAHQTLVTGIILLAVCSLCLLPMPLVSSAKLDKVLMLFSVLSGVTGWVTLLLGSWRLHRTLNPPQEQVGPAMHARRSLTAPTATTALPPSYEPMSLTEHTTELLESEESRQQEPPLRRRDVAS